In a single window of the Elaeis guineensis isolate ETL-2024a chromosome 4, EG11, whole genome shotgun sequence genome:
- the LOC105042593 gene encoding uncharacterized protein: protein MSESQNHVVPIPGPPPEEQHQEPKEGQNHVVPIPGPPPEEQHQKPKEGQIFSPSPVLEHRRGWEGNDSNTLIVVATLITALTYQLGTNIPGGCWQDDEHGHVAGDPIMRDKHRKRYWLFMTASWVGFGSSMLMTVYLLTGVPVESRRVRWPFVVAYSSLMLTFITSQPRTSLAMDLALWVCLLLFLWVAISFKNWEERVKNSFKRTP from the coding sequence ATGTCTGAATCCCAAAACCACGTCGTTCCAATTCCCGGCCCCCCACCAGAAGAACAGCATCAAGAGCCAAAAGAGGGCCAGAACCACGTAGTTCCAATTCCCGGTCCCCCACCAGAAGAACAGCACCAAAAGCCAAAAGAGGGCCAGATTTTCTCTCCGTCTCCAGTATTGGAGCACCGGCGGGGATGGGAGGGCAACGACAGCAACACACTGATCGTGGTGGCGACTCTGATCACGGCGTTAACGTACCAGTTGGGAACCAACATCCCTGGTGGCTGCTGGCAGGACGACGAGCATGGTCATGTGGCGGGGGACCCCATCATGCGCGACAAGCACCGGAAGCGGTACTGGCTCTTCATGACCGCCAGTTGGGTGGGCTTCGGCAGCTCCATGCTCATGACGGTGTACCTGCTCACCGGAGTGCCGGTGGAGTCTCGCCGGGTCCGGTGGCCGTTCGTGGTGGCTTACTCCAGCCTCATGTTGACCTTCATCACCTCGCAGCCCAGGACTTCGCTCGCCATGGACCTGGCCCTGTGGGTCTGCCTCCTGCTTTTCCTGTGGGTTGCCATCAGCTTTAAAAACTGGGAAGAGAGAGTGAAGAATTCATTCAAGAGGACCCCTTGA